From the genome of Vicia villosa cultivar HV-30 ecotype Madison, WI linkage group LG2, Vvil1.0, whole genome shotgun sequence, one region includes:
- the LOC131649449 gene encoding uncharacterized protein LOC131649449, with amino-acid sequence MSSLVVIPWSCLDPKNNIVSNPPESSSKQPVPLKKSFTQAVNNICNIPVSQLPQSIVKGDRISITILEEEYLAGLASCKFNLHGRIIWPKGSTPLKVDALRLKLTSIWTSLAKWGLTSLGKGFYEFSFSNIEDLQRVRSTSSWNLNPGLLKLFAWTKDFNPNEQQQSSAQVRIRIAGLSQEYWRPKILYAIASVIGNPICMDETTTKSMFNRSFGHFVRILVDLDLTGNLMDKILVERKNFAFFVDVTYENIPDFCDHCKFIGHNVANCIKLHKKVVTEKESTMPQKKKVYVEKQTREKDQGPSHEIPNPQSQGGSPIPFHASEDPAHSNVPFLNHHHEGLAQPTERVLAVTSFNNADSLVGTLEADASHTLRQIVNDLDENSSSSSGSEFVDATQENSHIDVEAVDSSPNRMVQQDMNFLQESWANLAEETNNADGSKKDFQLVTSKKTKKKTKSVSKPPVSGPNTRTRAVSFRITQ; translated from the coding sequence ATGTCCTCGCTGGTAGTCATTCCTTGGTCTTGTCTTGACCCCAAAAACAACATCGTCTCTAACCCACCGGAGTCCTCTTCGAAACAGCCTGTTCCTTTGAAAAAATCCTTTACCCAAGCTGTGAATAATATATGCAATATCCCAGTCAGTCAGCTTCCCCAATCAATAGTTAAAGGAGATAGAATCTCAATCACAATCCTTGAAGAAGAATACCTTGCAGGATTAGCCTCCTGTAAGTTCAACCTGCATGGTAGAATCATTTGGCCAAAGGGGTCAACTCCTCTCAAGGTAGATGCTTTACGCCTAAAGCTCACCTCTATCTGGACTTCTCTTGCAAAATGGGGACTCACCTCACTAGGTAAAGGTTTCTATGAATTCTCCTTTTCCAATATAGAAGACTTGCAAAGAGTTAGGTCGACTAGTTCGTGGAACTTAAACCCTGGTCTGTTAAAACTATTCGCCTGGACTAAAGACTTTAATCCCAATGAACAACAACAATCCTCTGCACAAGTCCGGATTAGAATTGCTGGTCTTTCGCAGGAATACTGGAGGCCCAAAATCCTCTATGCAATAGCAAGTGTGATTGGTAACCCAATTTGTATGGATGAGACTACAACCAAATCAATGTTTAATAGGTCTTTTGGGCACTTCGTTCGTATTTTGGTAGATTTAGATTTGACTGGAAACCTAATGGATAAAATTCTTGTCGAGAGAAAGAACTTCGCATTCTTTGTCGATGTGACCTATGAAAACATTCCTGATTTCTGCGACCATTGCAAATTTATTGGACACAACGTCGCTAACTGCATAAAACTACACAAGAAGGTTGTCACAGAGAAAGAGAGCACTATGCCTCAAAAAAAAAAGGTGTATGTCGAGAAACAAACAAGAGAAAAAGATCAAGGCCCAAGTCATGAAATTCCTAATCCTCAAAGCCAAGGCGGTTCCCCAATTCCCTTTCACGCTTCTGAGGATCCTGCTCACTCAAATGTGCCATTCTTAAACCATCATCATGAGGGTCTCGCTCAACCTACGGAAAGAGTCTTGGCAGTGACTTCTTTCAACAATGCAGATAGTCTAGTTGGCACTCTGGAAGCGGATGCAAGTCACACACTTAGGCAGATTGTGAACGATTTGGATGAGAATTCTTCTAGCTCCAGCGGATCTGAATTTGTGGATGCCACCCAAGAAAACTCTCATATTGATGTTGAAGCTGTTGATTCCTCCCCCAACAGAATGGTGCAGCAAGACATGAATTTTCTACAAGAATCCTGGGCTAATCTAGCAGAAGAAACAAATAATGCAGACGGATCAAAAAAGGATTTCCAATTGGTTACCTCAAAGAAAACTAAGAAAAAAACCAAATCAGTTTCTAAACCTCCTGTCTCTGGCCCCAACACTAGAACTAGGGCAGTCTCTTTTAGAATTACTCAATGA